From the Fimbriimonadaceae bacterium genome, the window ATGGTCTAGGTCGCGGGTGTCGTCGCGTCTGAGGGCGGGTAAGCGGCTTGCTGTGGCCGATTCAAAGGCATCGAGCCACTTCCGAATGTCTTCGGGTTCAAACCTGACGAGGCCGTGAATCCGACGGCAGGGAATCTTGTTCTTTGAGACCCAGAGATAGAGCGTGGATTGTTTGATATTGAGCCACGCGGAGAGTTCTTTGACGGTGAGCATGATGCAGATACACCGGGGGAGTCTTGCGACCCCCCCAGTCCCCCTAACATGGGCTGCCCGCGTGACCGCCGGCAGGCCGGTGAAACCGATTGGGTGGTTGCTTGAGCAAATTGCGGTGTCGGTCTTTCCACCGAGCAATGCCCCTGACAATTTCGTTCAGTAGCCATTCTTCTCCTCCAGGGGTGGCACAAATGACCGCCAACATCGGCGTCAGGGTGTCACTCACCCATCGTTTTACATTCTGCAAGGTCTGCACCTGCTGCTCCTGGGCCAATCGCCCTTTCTGAAATCCCTCCGTTAGGAGGGCGTACCACTCCAAGACTGGAGCCCGGTACCGTTCTTCGTCCTCGGCATCCTTCGGGATCTGCCGGAAATCCACATAGGATCGCAGTAAGCCGACTACCAACTCCTTCCAATCGGTTTCGTCTAACGTGGCCAATGCTCGGGCACATTGTTCGGCCCGATCCTTCTTGAGCTCTAATTCCCATCGCGTCCCGTAGTCCTGATAGTTTTCTTGTCCTTTGCTTTGGAGTTCGAGCCGTTTGTCATAGATCCGCAACAGGGTCTGACTCTGCGGACTGCCGAAGTACATCGTCTCGCCGGTTGTCGCTCCGGTGCCGTGCGTCAGATTGGAGACGATATGCCGGACCTGAGCCGCCCTTGTGACGCATTGGCCTGCCGAGACCGCTTCTCGGATGGTAGCCACCGGCACCGTTCCCGCTCGGTCATCCAGCGCACAGTCGATGCGTGTCACGTGGCCCTGTTGGGCATGTACCCACTTGAGCAGGGTGCGAATTTGATCCAGTGCCAGGGCGGACGCGAGGCCGCCCGACAGGTCCACATGGATTTCATTCGGACGACGGGGCGCATTCGTGCCCAGTTTGCCGACCCCGCGCAGGCCGTCGACCCGCATCC encodes:
- a CDS encoding helix-turn-helix domain-containing protein, with translation MLTVKELSAWLNIKQSTLYLWVSKNKIPCRRIHGLVRFEPEDIRKWLDAFESATASRLPALRRDDTRDLDH
- a CDS encoding replication initiation factor domain-containing protein → MDSAFTLSIDWLAFTVLGTNPQETMRVLGGDWSKAKGGFRGYPLSWMRVDGLRGVGKLGTNAPRRPNEIHVDLSGGLASALALDQIRTLLKWVHAQQGHVTRIDCALDDRAGTVPVATIREAVSAGQCVTRAAQVRHIVSNLTHGTGATTGETMYFGSPQSQTLLRIYDKRLELQSKGQENYQDYGTRWELELKKDRAEQCARALATLDETDWKELVVGLLRSYVDFRQIPKDAEDEERYRAPVLEWYALLTEGFQKGRLAQEQQVQTLQNVKRWVSDTLTPMLAVICATPGGEEWLLNEIVRGIARWKDRHRNLLKQPPNRFHRPAGGHAGSPC